The genomic segment CTCATCTTTGTAGTGTAGACACTACAAATTGTAGTATATACACGACAAAATAGGAAGAGATCATTTGTTCTTTTACGGAGAAATATAAAAAAACTATTGACGTTTTGTGTTGTTCACCATACAATCTGACGTATAAACACCACAACATGTCGAGTTCAATCTACATAATGTTGCATCTAAGCAACGCCCCAGGGGGTGAATGTCTCAATGAAAAATACCATTAAGTCTCTACGTAGTCTTCCAGAATATAATCTTTCCCAAGCGAAACTGGCAGAGGAGCTTGGCACATCAAGAGATCGGATCAGTGCGATAGAGAATGGCGCGGTTCCCAGTGGAAAACTGATGTTAAGAATCTGCACCTACTTCAATCGCGATATACGAGAAATTTTTTTTGATGATGGTGTTGTATGCACCACACAAAAACGTAAAAAAAAACAACAAAAAAGGCGAGTTAAGTAGGAAAAATGAGGTTCAGTATGACGAGCGGGGGAGGATGATCTATCATCCTGAATTCCATCCAAACCAAGGCAAGAGATTCACGGATGAAGAGACAGCCTATCTTTGCAAATTCTACGAAACAGATACTCTCAAATCTTTGTCACTTGCCCTAGGCCGCTTAGAAAAGTCACTGGAGTACAGGATTGCGTATCTCAAAAAGAAGGCGCTGTTCGATTACTACAGGGACAGATGGGATCGTCAAATGAATGCTTAATTTGCTGGGAGGTGAAAAGAGAAATGGCAGATCAAAAAAGCGTCGATTTTTTGGAAGCGTTGGTTGATCAAATCGCACAGGATGAACGACTAATTGAGAAACTCATTCCTAGACTTTTGGAAAGGCTTGGTGGTAATTCTCAAAAGCCCGATCAGTGGTTAACGGTAAATGATGCTGCGGAGTATCTGGGAGTATCCATGTACACAATCTACACCATGGTCAGAGAAGGCTCGTTAAAGGCTTCACGTTTGGGCCAACTTAACTCAAGAAAACCCACTATCAGATTCAAGAAAAGTGCTTTAGATGAATGGTTGGACAATGGAGGGGTACGAGAACAGAATTCGTAATCCTCGGAATTTTGAATGGAATATGGGGGAGTGAAAGGCTGTGAAGTACGACTTTGATTCTGCGATTACGCGAATAGCAAAGCTGTGGAGCATCTACCGTTCCTTGCGACATCAGCCAGCTGACGGCACATGGGACTGGTGGATCGTGAATGAAGTAAACGAGCTGGAAAAGGAAATGGCCACTGCTCGTAACAGTGACCAATTCAACACTCAAACAAATTTGAATAGTCCTATCCTACCACAGTTTCTTGGAGGTGGACAAGCACTATGACACGAGCTGCTACAGCCGTCGTCATCGAAGACGGAATTGCTTATGATTCATACGGCCGAATGCAATACCACCCGGAATTTCACTTTAATCATAAAGCACCATTTGAAGAAGATGAGCTGGAATACCTCTGCAAGTTCTATGAAACAGATGCAACAAGATCACTTTCCTTTGCATTAGGAAGAACGGAACACACGATTAGAACCACGGTTAATCAACTGAGAAAAAACGGAATGTACCAGGTGTATATAGATCGTTGGAATGCACGCTATGATCTTGAATCTAACTGAAAATACAGGGGGATAAGGACATGAAATCAACAGGAATTGTAAGAAAGATCGATCATTTAGGACGAGTTGTTTTGCCAAAGGAGCTTCGCAACACTCTTGATCTTCCGGAAGGTACTCCAATGGAAGTCTTCGTGAACAATAACCAAATCATTCTCCAGAAGTATGTCCCTGGTTGCGCTTTGTGTGGGAGTGTTGAAAACGTTCATCCTCATAAGAGTGGAAAGTTGGTGTGCAAAGGATGCCTATAAAACGACAGTTAAAGCTCGCAACAAAAATTAAGCGACTTATCCCCAAAGGGAAAAAAGTTTTGTTCGTGTGCGTTGGTACAGATAGATCAACAGGTGATTCTCTTGGTCCGCTGGTTGGTACTGCATTGAAAAAACTCAAATTTGACGTGTTGGGAACACTGGACGAGCCTGTGCATGCAATGAATATTGCCGAAACACTTACTCAAATCGAGAAGAACTATCCGAACCATTTTGTTATTGCAGTAGATGCAAGCCTTGGGGATTTCAAAAATGTGGGCGATATTGAAGTAGCCTGCGGTGCCCTGAAACCAGGTGAAGGTGTAGGGAAGGAGCTACCAACTGTCGGTGACGCACACATATACGGAATCGTTAATGTCGGAGGATTCATGGAATATTTTGTCCTTCAAAACACGCGGCTTTCATTCGTAATGAAAATGGCCTCTCAAATAGCAGATGCTTGCCATAAGGCAATAAGAGGAAAGGGACGTGGACGTGTGAGGAAAGGAACATAAATTGAGCCAACGCGGGCTTCGGCCCTGCGTGCAGCTGATAGGAATTTGTCGGTTGCACGGAGGTTCGAACCTCCAAGTAATACATAGCGGGGCCATCGGGATCAGTCAGAGGAGCTGTACGGCTGGCAGAGAGGTTGGGCTGCTGG from the Brevibacillus brevis genome contains:
- the yyaC gene encoding spore protease YyaC codes for the protein MPIKRQLKLATKIKRLIPKGKKVLFVCVGTDRSTGDSLGPLVGTALKKLKFDVLGTLDEPVHAMNIAETLTQIEKNYPNHFVIAVDASLGDFKNVGDIEVACGALKPGEGVGKELPTVGDAHIYGIVNVGGFMEYFVLQNTRLSFVMKMASQIADACHKAIRGKGRGRVRKGT
- a CDS encoding helix-turn-helix transcriptional regulator translates to MKNTIKSLRSLPEYNLSQAKLAEELGTSRDRISAIENGAVPSGKLMLRICTYFNRDIREIFFDDGVVCTTQKRKKKQQKRRVK
- a CDS encoding AbrB/MazE/SpoVT family DNA-binding domain-containing protein; its protein translation is MKSTGIVRKIDHLGRVVLPKELRNTLDLPEGTPMEVFVNNNQIILQKYVPGCALCGSVENVHPHKSGKLVCKGCL
- a CDS encoding DNA-entry nuclease; protein product: MTRAATAVVIEDGIAYDSYGRMQYHPEFHFNHKAPFEEDELEYLCKFYETDATRSLSFALGRTEHTIRTTVNQLRKNGMYQVYIDRWNARYDLESN
- a CDS encoding helix-turn-helix domain-containing protein translates to MADQKSVDFLEALVDQIAQDERLIEKLIPRLLERLGGNSQKPDQWLTVNDAAEYLGVSMYTIYTMVREGSLKASRLGQLNSRKPTIRFKKSALDEWLDNGGVREQNS